A single window of Sphingobacterium sp. ML3W DNA harbors:
- a CDS encoding cold-shock protein translates to MNKGTVKFFNETKGFGFITPENGGDDVFVHISGLKDQVREGDSVSYEIENGKKGLNAVNVRIN, encoded by the coding sequence ATGAATAAAGGAACTGTAAAGTTTTTCAATGAAACTAAAGGATTTGGTTTTATTACCCCTGAAAATGGCGGAGACGATGTATTTGTACACATTTCAGGCTTAAAAGACCAAGTTAGAGAAGGCGATAGCGTTAGCTACGAAATTGAAAACGGAAAAAAAGGCTTAAATGCTGTTAATGTAAGAATAAACTAA